In Gracilibacillus salitolerans, the sequence TTGTTCTCCCCATTCATTTGGTGCGTTAAACCAGGATGCGATCGTATTAAAGGAGCCGTACGCTAAATCTCCTCTATCAGCTAACCCGATTGTGTCGTCTACACCATTTCCATCTGGGTCATTTTCGGTAAATTGCTTCATCATTTCGAAAAATTCTTCTGTTGTTTGAGGTGTATCCAAGCCAAGGTTGTCTGCCCAATCTTTCCGATAAATAATTCCTTGTCTCGATAATGGACGTCCTTGATAAAGCGAATATAACTTTCCATCCACCCGCATGTTATCTAATATTTCGTCCTTTAAATGTTGTAAATTATCATACTCTTCTAAATAAGGTTCGATTTCCCAAAATTGACCATCATTAATTGCTTCCTTAAAGTTACCTTCTATTGGTATGTTGGCAACTTCTGGCATACTACCTGTTGCAAATGCTGTATTCATACGATCCTGATAATTGTTTGCGGGTACATATTGCAAATCCAATTGTACACCGGTTAATTCTTCGATTTTTTCCTCCAGCATCGGATCAGGTGTTTCAGCTGAGTGCAGAGGAGCCAATATAGATATTTCATTTAAATCAGGGTCCTCATTACCTTCTTCACTACCAGATTCACTTTGATCATCTGAAGCGCTTTCATTATTACTACAAGCAAACAAAATGATTCCAAAAAACATAAACAAACATAAGATAGTTAATTTCTTTTTCATTTGTATTTCTTCACCCCTTTTTAGTGTTGTCTCTAGTTTACGATGACTCATTAAATTTCGTATATAATCATATTTTTGTTTTAACGTTTTAAACCTAACAAAAATAAGAAGAAAATAAGGCAATACTAATATAATGATTATTTCTAATATAATGATTTTTTTCAACTAGTTTTACTCATACACTGCAGTCTCATGATATATAATAGTGTATCTTACATAATAATAGTAGTGGTAAAACAGTTGAATATCAGAAGAAAGGATGTAGATGATGACATTGCATGAAGCTATTCTAAAATGTTTTTTGGACAAACAAAGACCAATGACTATTCAAGAAGTAGAAATATATATAAGTCAACAGCATAAACAAAGATGGAAAGATATTGGAACAACTATGGCGGATATGGTGCCAATTAATTATGGTGGAAATGCTACTTCAACTGTTCCAGGTGAATACAGAAGATTAAAGCGGTTGACGAGAGGAACATACACTTTAATTGAATAACCAGAAAGGGTTCCGTTAATATTTCCCCAGTTTACCGAATAGAATAAACCATCATTGCATAAAAAAGGGGATGTATTATTTGAAATCCAATTATTTGAAAAGTGCTGTGTTTGAACATCAATTTTGGCTGCAGGTGCTCGGAGATCATGCTCGATTTATTAACGATTCCCTTTATCCATCAGAAATAGATGATATTGAAAAGGCCAAAATGTTTCGCTCGCAGTATGATCAATTGCTTGCACAATCAAGCGCCATTGATACGTCCAATGCCATATCGTTCTCTATTATGGTTGAAGACCTAACCAAGCAATTCAGAGAGTTTAAGTTTTCCATTATCGAACGGCATTTGACAGGACAAATGGGTATTCATCTGACACCTACATTTCTTAATCACATGGTCAATGAATTGGAAGAATATTTGTTGATTTTAAGTTATCTGAAGCAAGGAGAGGTACCGCCTATCTTTCACGAATTACATCATCATCTTCTCTGGTTGTTGGATGCATCAGGTCATGCTGGCGCGATTAATGATGAGATGGATGGTGTGGAACAAAGGCTAAAAGAAAAGAGTCATGCTTTTACGGAGCATTTTAATCAATTCTATATAAAAGCGGTTGAACTGACCGGTTATTTACGCTCCAATGTTAATGCATTCCCAGCATTAAAAAGGTTCAATAATAACGTAGAAGTAGAAATCGGATTATTTAAAACATTTTTGCACGAATTGGAAGAGATGGAGCTAAGTGCAGAAGTATTAAGTACATTTACCGCCTCCATGGCTGACCATATGGCTCGTGAGGAACAATATTACTTAACGAAAGTGGCACAATCCAAGCATGCTACCGGAAATTGAGAGATGACAGTTGATGAATCAGCAACTACACAGAGGAAGTTGGTAATAAAACGATGTCTATGATACACATAATTGGAGTTTCAAATTCAGAGGACTTTAATGTTGGACCAAAAGTTAAGGTAAATGTAATTAGTAATAACGATGAAGATGCTTGGGATGTAAACTTATTAAAATTCGAAGTAGAAGTAGTTAAATAGATTTTGTTCTTTAATTAACAGGAACAAGAATTCAGCCAGACGATCATTCTATTGGTCGTCTTTTTTTTGCACAAAAATCAATTGGGGACTTGGAATATTATGTTAGTATTGAGTACAGAGATATGCCACTCTTTTTCTGTGAAATGTGCAGCGATTATTGAACAAGATGAAGAAACATGAAGAAACAAAAAATACAAAGGAGGATTATACATGATTGGTTGGCTTAATGTTGGTAGTCTAGTGCTTGGACTAATTGCATGGATACTTCCTGTTGTTAATCTCATGAGGTTTACAAAGCATGAGCATAATAATTGGATCATGCTTTCAATAATGAGTTTGATTGCTTGTGCTATTTCACTATTTTTCCAGATTTTCAATAGCTATAATCGTGTAAAGAGTGAGGATTGGTCTGCTCTTATGGACATAATGGGTGCTAAGGTGTTTGTATCAGCAGTTCTTCTCATCATTACCATCATATTAAATGTAATTACTCTGATTGTATATCGTGGCAGAACATCAAAGTAGGATGCCAAATAGTATAATATAAGATTAAAGATTATATTTTGTTTGATTAAAGAAAGATGCATTTATAAAAACTTTATAAAGATACAACCTCTTAGATTAATTCTTGCTACAAGGAGGCTAAGGAAAATATGTTTGATGAATTAGTAGGCGAAAAAGTTCGTATTGTTCCAATGGAAAGTCATCATATACAAGGTTTATATGATATTGCGAATGAAGAAAGGATATGGAATCATTTACCTAGGAACATACAAACAATAACTGATATGATGTCCTTCGTTGAAGAGGCATTAGAAGGTAAAGAAAGTGGAAGAGAATTTCCATTTGTTGTTTTACGTCGTGATAACGAAAAAATTATTGGTTCTACACGCTTTCTTGATATTTCAAATACAAATAAAAGTTTGGAAATCGGATGGACTTGGTACACTCCATCTGTTTGGGGAACACATACTAATACAGAATGTAAATACTTGTTATTAAAATATTGCTTTGAGACATTGAAACTTATACGAGTTCAATTTAAAACCGATGAACAAAATGTTAGGTCACAAAAAGCAATAGAAAAAATAGGTGCAGTGAAAGAAGGAATATTAAGAAATCAAATGATTCGAAAGAATGGCACCTACCGTAATTCTATTTTTTATAGCATTATTGAACAGGAATGGGAAGCAGTGAAGAATAAATTAGATAATATTTTAAGAAATTCTCAATAAAAGGATCTAGTTTAAGGTAATTTTCTAATATTCTGTAAAATATTACACTTAACGAGTAGCTTTAATACAATAGTGAGATCGTCAGCACAACAGTCTTTTTTTAACTTGCGAGGTAGGTTAGCATATCAAGTATAATCAATAAGATTATAAAGGGATTTATAAGTAAAAAAGCGGAATGGAGGATGGTTATGGTTTATATTGCTCTTCTTAGAGGGATTAATGTGGGTGGAAATAATAAAATTGACATGAAGCTGCTTAAACAAACGTTTGAACAAGTCGGGATGAAAGATGTGTTGACATACATCAATACAGGGAATATTATTTTTTCATACAATGGTCTGTCAAAAACTGAACTATCACGTCTATTGGAAGAAGCGATACATAATGATTTCGGATTACAAATTAAAGTAGTAGTTCGAAGTATCGATGATGTCAGAGAAATCATTAACGTAATTCCAGACACATGGAAAAATGATAAAGACATGAAAAGCGATGTCATGTTTTTATGGGATGAAATTGATGATGAATCTGCACTTGGAAATTTGGTCATTAAACCAAATATCGACAAGGTAAAATATGCCCCTGGTGCGATCCTATGGTCGGTTGACAAGAAAAATCTAACCAAAAGCGGTATGTCGAGGATCGTTGGATCAAAAATATACAAACAAGTTACGGTAAGAAATGTCAACACCGTTCGTAAGATATATGAACTAATGCAAGCTCAAACCAATTCATAATTCGTGAATTATCGAAGGAAGAAAGGTTTAATAAGAAAAGTAATTTCACAAAAGGATGTGAAGAAAGCAGCTTGATCATCAAGCTGCTTTTCAACATTTAGCAGCAAATTCTTCTCTCAAAATCGAGTAAATCTTCACATCCCAATGCTTTCCTTTGCCATACACTGCTTTTCTCAATACCCCCTCAAACATCATACCTGCTTTCTCCATCACTCTTGCTGAACCGATGTTTTCTACTAAACATTTTGCCTGAATCCGTTCTAAGTCCATATGGTTAAAACCAAATTTAATAACTTCTTTGGCAGCTTCCGTGACAATTCCTTTGCCCCAAAAGTCTTGAGAAATCACAAAGCCGATTTCTGCAATATGTTGATGTGTATCCCATGAGACAAAATCAATCGTACCTATCATCTTTTGCTTTTCCTTCAACTCGATTGCCCACGGAGCAAGGTAATTACATTCATATCTATTAAGGATATATTCGACAAACGCTAGTGTTTCATCTAAAGATTTGTGGGTTTCCCATGTTACATATTTGGATACTTCCTCGTTAGAGCCATAGGCATAGATATCATGAACATCACCCAATGATACCTGTCGTAATAATAATCGCTCGGTTTCCAATAGGGGAAACTCACTGCATATATCTTCTACTTCCATCGTTACACTACCTTTCATCGCTATCGCTCACATACCATCATATGGTTGCCGTCAAGATCCTTAAAATTGAAAAAATGACCAAATTGAATATCCGAGAGTAATTCTACTCCTTTGCTTTCCATATACTGATAGGATTCTTCAATATTATCTGTATCAAAATGGAAGGCAGGTGTTTTCAGAATGGTTTCCTCTCGGTAGATTTTACTGTCCAATACCACATTTAATCCGTCTAATTCGATAACATAAAGGTGTCCTCCGGGAAAGTCATCATGAGGTTCTTTGTCCAGTAAATCACAGTACCAGTCACGAGCTTTCTCAATATTCTTCACGGGAATAAATACAGCAGTAATTTTGTTGTTTAATGGATTCATAGATACAGCTCCTCTATTTTGTAAGCTTTGGTAATATAACCATATTATGATGCAGGAAACTAGTCAATGCTAAATAATACTTTTTTAATACTGTTGTCAGTTAGTATGTTAAAATAGCATGCAAAAGGAGGCTATTCCAATGAATTACGGTACACTTAGTCAACATAATGGACGATACTCTCTAACATTTGAATGTGAATTCCCACTTTCTCCGGAAAAATTATTTGATACCCTAATTGATCCGGCTTTCTTTACCCAATGGTATCCATTCGCAACGGCAGAAATGGATGTAGAAGTCGGCGGTAAGCTGAAGTTTGATGATGGGGAAGGTTCTGTGTACGAAGGAGAAATCATCGAGTTAGAAGCACCAAACACTTTTGTTTTCAAAGAGATAGACGATTTGCTTGATATGCGGATAACGGAAAAAGAAAATGGCTGTCTTTTTACATTTAAGCATTCCTTCGATGACGCCTCTATGGCGATGTACATGGCAGCAGGCTGGCATCGTTGTCTTGAAGTATTACAGCAACTTGTTTACGGTGAACCAGTAGAGTGGAAAGATAATGCCGAAGAGTTGCGTGTTTACTATAAAGAAGCCTTTGAAAAAGGTGAACAGTGAGCCCAAATTCAATTTGGTCTCTTTTTTTACTTGATTATTATCATAAGTGATATTAATATTAAAAGTAATAATAATGATAAAGGGTGATACACATGAAAAATTGGAAGAAACTTTTGCATCCTGTTCGCATGGAAATCATTCAAGCGTTAGTAGGAGGCAAGCAATTAACTCCATCTCAACTTTCTCAATACCTGCCCAATATTCCCCACGCCACATTGTACCGGCATATTAATTATCTTCATGACTTAGGGATGATCACCGTCAAGGAAGAGATTCAAAAGAGAGGGACAGTCGAAAGAGTCTATAGTTTGGCTACAGAAATGGAAAGCACCACCCCAGAAGATTTGAGTGCAATGTCCAAGGATGAGCACTTAGATTTATTCACCCAATTTATTTCAAACATTGTACATGATTTTGGAAGATACCTAGAACGTGAAAATTTTAATCTTTTAGAAGACGGGGTTAGCTACCGGCAGGCAGTGTATTATCTGTCAGATGCTGAATTTCAGGACATGATTCATGAATTACGAAGCGTCTATGAGAAATATCAAGGATTAGAGCCAAGTGAAGAGCGTACTAAACGGAAGGTCACCACTATCATTTTACCGGAAAAAGGAGATGAGTGAGATGAAAGAAATCAAGATCAAAAGTAGTGTAACACTGACAGGTACTTTAACGAGGCCAGAGAAAAATGATCAGCATATAGCAATTGTAATGATTCCAGGTTCAGGGAAAGTTGATCGTAATGGTAATGCAGACAAAAAAGGAATGGATTTTAACATTTATCAGGAGTTGTCTGATTTTCTTGTCAGTTTAGGCTATACAACAGTTCGCTATGACAAGCGAGGAGTGGGAAAGAGTGAAGGTGATCTCCTACGCACAGGTTTACATGATGCAATAGAAGACGTGCAAGCTGCAGTTCAGTATATTAAAAATGATCTACCTATCATTGATAAAGTGTTGTTGTTAGGACATAGTGAAGGAACAATGATTGCGACAGCTGTTGCTACTCAAGTTGATGTAGGTGGCGTCATTTTGTTAGCTGGTGGTGGTGAAACGTTGGAAGAAGCAACGAAACGCCAACGTGAACTTACATTCCAGGCATTAAAAGAGAAGAAGAATTTCACAGGCTGGCTATTTCGAAGATTCCGCTTGGCTGAAAAGGCAGAAAAGAAAAATCAACGACTATTCAATAAAATCAAACAATCCGATAAAGAAGTTATCCGGGTCCAATTGATACCATTTCCCGCAAAATGGTTACGTGAACACTTTACTTATGATTTAATGGCAGATTTAAAGCAACTAACTTGCCCTGTACTAGCAATTACAGGTAAAGCTGATTATCAATCCGATTACCAAAAATTGGAACGAGTTGCAGAACTGATTTCATCAGATACAGAATGTCATACGATCGAAACAATGGACCACATGTTGAAAGAAGAGACAGATGAAGTAAATATGCTAGAAATACAAAAAGTATATCAAAAAAATCGTAACAAACCACTGCATCCAGAGATGAAAGAGATTTTGGAGAACTGGTTACAGAATAACTAAGTCTAATGACAGTCATAGAGAGTAATAGCGTTTGAAAATGTTTATAGAGAGAAGCAAGAGAAAATGTCATTAAAATGTTTGCTGGTCAAGATTTTAAGATCTTTACCGAAAGAAAACGGAGTAAATAATAACACCCAAAATGATGAGTAGAATAAGTATTCCAGTACTTTTCCAACTTACACTTCCAACTAAATCAGGGAGTCCACTACCATGAATACTACCAGAAGGATTCCCTTTTAATTCTTCTTGTCTCATTTTTTCTCTTCTTCTTTCAGGAGATTCTTTTTCATCAATCATGCTAACACTCCTTTATTAAAATTTAGCATTTTATTTATCTCGATGGTCAAGATAGATCTATTCAATAAACGAATCGTGAGGCAGAATGGCGTGCACTCCTTTAGTTCCATTAACAATTTGAGTAATTCTCATATTTACTGTCAAACTAGCTAGAGTATAAGCTTCCTTACGACTGAAACAATACAGCTCTTGCATAAGATCTAGCATGCTTTCAAGTGCAATAAAACAAGCTTCATCAAGGTCTTCGTGAAAGCCAAATGTAATCCAACCTGCCGGGGTATGGGCACGAGGCATAGATAAATGTAAGTCATCTTTAAGTGTAAAAGTTAAGTCTACAACATCCATTGGGCATTCAATCGCCTGGGTGCTAACTTCACCATCACCTTGTAATGCATGGCCATCACCAACTGAGAACAGTCCCTCAGAAACAGGAATTGGGAGATATAAAATACTTCCTTCCACTAGCTCTTTACAATCCATGTTCCCACCACAAAATCTTGGTGGTATAGTTGAATGAATTCCAGGTTCGTTAGGAGGCATACCCACCGTCCCCATGAATGGTGATAAAGGCACTCGATGATTCACTTGACTAGTCCCAATCATCTTTATAGTATCCAATTCCCAGTTTAAGTGGTATTGATCTTGTTCTGCTAAGCCGAGTCGTTTTTTGACTTGCTTGGAACCACCTGCAAAACTCCATCCCCATGAAGATGGGCGTATTTCATTCATTTTAATCATCAGAACCATTCCAGGTCTAGCACCTTTAATAGCTATTGGACCACAGAGAGCATGGCCACTGTTTCCTTTTAACTCTTTTGTCTCAAAAATTCGTCGAGTACCAGTTGATTTATAAGGTTCTAATCCCCATAATGCATCTAGAGTAGAATAACGAACGGAATCACCTGAGTTTATGGTTAAAATAGGTGTGAGATGTTTTGAAAAAGAGCCATGAAGAGTCTGTTTTTTAGGTTCTATATGGTAGGTAGTCATGTGACTAGCTCCTTTAATAAATTTGGTATCTATGAAATGTATCCACTATTGTAAAACTTATTTTAAAAATAAGATATCCAATCATGACACTTAACACATTTCACTTGTCTATGCTTTTTGTATCTCACTCAGTTCTTCACAATACCCTAGAATTATCTTAACACAAATTTGGAGCTGATCCTAAAAAATCCCAACTCAATTAAATGAAAAATAGCATACCAATCACCAACGTGACTGGTATGCCATTTCTTATAGCAAACTACTTTTCCTAGATTCTAAATCGGCTCACTTTGTCTTGTAATTCTTGTGCCATTTCTGCTAACACTTTGGTAGCGGCAGATACTTCTTGGATAGAGGCCGTTTGTTCCTCCGTGGCACTAGCCACTTCCTGAGAGTGATGAGCAGTTTTTTCTGTAATGGAAGATACATGATTCATGGATGTAACTAGTATCTGGTTATTGTCTTTCATTTGATTCAGAGAAGTTGTTACTTCATTCATTCGTCCCTGGACATCTGAGACAACTTTTGTAATATTCCCAAATGCATCACTTGCTTCCGACACAAGAGAAGAACCTTGTTTAACTGCTTGATTTCCTACTTCCATTGATTCTACCGCTTGACCAGTTGTTTGTTGCATCACCGCAATTAAGTCATTGATCTGACGTGCGGACTGACCGGATTCTTCTGCTAATTTTCTAACTTCATCAGCTACAACGGCAAAGCCTTTTCCATGTTCACCAGCCCGTGCCGCTTCAATTGCTGCGTTAAGTGCAAGTAAATTGGTTTGCTCTGCAATATC encodes:
- a CDS encoding DUF2935 domain-containing protein produces the protein MYYLKSNYLKSAVFEHQFWLQVLGDHARFINDSLYPSEIDDIEKAKMFRSQYDQLLAQSSAIDTSNAISFSIMVEDLTKQFREFKFSIIERHLTGQMGIHLTPTFLNHMVNELEEYLLILSYLKQGEVPPIFHELHHHLLWLLDASGHAGAINDEMDGVEQRLKEKSHAFTEHFNQFYIKAVELTGYLRSNVNAFPALKRFNNNVEVEIGLFKTFLHELEEMELSAEVLSTFTASMADHMAREEQYYLTKVAQSKHATGN
- a CDS encoding GNAT family N-acetyltransferase, giving the protein MFDELVGEKVRIVPMESHHIQGLYDIANEERIWNHLPRNIQTITDMMSFVEEALEGKESGREFPFVVLRRDNEKIIGSTRFLDISNTNKSLEIGWTWYTPSVWGTHTNTECKYLLLKYCFETLKLIRVQFKTDEQNVRSQKAIEKIGAVKEGILRNQMIRKNGTYRNSIFYSIIEQEWEAVKNKLDNILRNSQ
- a CDS encoding DUF1697 domain-containing protein; this translates as MVYIALLRGINVGGNNKIDMKLLKQTFEQVGMKDVLTYINTGNIIFSYNGLSKTELSRLLEEAIHNDFGLQIKVVVRSIDDVREIINVIPDTWKNDKDMKSDVMFLWDEIDDESALGNLVIKPNIDKVKYAPGAILWSVDKKNLTKSGMSRIVGSKIYKQVTVRNVNTVRKIYELMQAQTNS
- a CDS encoding GNAT family N-acetyltransferase — its product is MEVEDICSEFPLLETERLLLRQVSLGDVHDIYAYGSNEEVSKYVTWETHKSLDETLAFVEYILNRYECNYLAPWAIELKEKQKMIGTIDFVSWDTHQHIAEIGFVISQDFWGKGIVTEAAKEVIKFGFNHMDLERIQAKCLVENIGSARVMEKAGMMFEGVLRKAVYGKGKHWDVKIYSILREEFAAKC
- a CDS encoding VOC family protein; this encodes MNPLNNKITAVFIPVKNIEKARDWYCDLLDKEPHDDFPGGHLYVIELDGLNVVLDSKIYREETILKTPAFHFDTDNIEESYQYMESKGVELLSDIQFGHFFNFKDLDGNHMMVCER
- a CDS encoding SRPBCC domain-containing protein; protein product: MNYGTLSQHNGRYSLTFECEFPLSPEKLFDTLIDPAFFTQWYPFATAEMDVEVGGKLKFDDGEGSVYEGEIIELEAPNTFVFKEIDDLLDMRITEKENGCLFTFKHSFDDASMAMYMAAGWHRCLEVLQQLVYGEPVEWKDNAEELRVYYKEAFEKGEQ
- a CDS encoding helix-turn-helix domain-containing protein, whose amino-acid sequence is MKNWKKLLHPVRMEIIQALVGGKQLTPSQLSQYLPNIPHATLYRHINYLHDLGMITVKEEIQKRGTVERVYSLATEMESTTPEDLSAMSKDEHLDLFTQFISNIVHDFGRYLERENFNLLEDGVSYRQAVYYLSDAEFQDMIHELRSVYEKYQGLEPSEERTKRKVTTIILPEKGDE
- a CDS encoding alpha/beta hydrolase gives rise to the protein MKEIKIKSSVTLTGTLTRPEKNDQHIAIVMIPGSGKVDRNGNADKKGMDFNIYQELSDFLVSLGYTTVRYDKRGVGKSEGDLLRTGLHDAIEDVQAAVQYIKNDLPIIDKVLLLGHSEGTMIATAVATQVDVGGVILLAGGGETLEEATKRQRELTFQALKEKKNFTGWLFRRFRLAEKAEKKNQRLFNKIKQSDKEVIRVQLIPFPAKWLREHFTYDLMADLKQLTCPVLAITGKADYQSDYQKLERVAELISSDTECHTIETMDHMLKEETDEVNMLEIQKVYQKNRNKPLHPEMKEILENWLQNN
- a CDS encoding DUF6366 family protein, coding for MIDEKESPERRREKMRQEELKGNPSGSIHGSGLPDLVGSVSWKSTGILILLIILGVIIYSVFFR
- a CDS encoding acetamidase/formamidase family protein is translated as MTTYHIEPKKQTLHGSFSKHLTPILTINSGDSVRYSTLDALWGLEPYKSTGTRRIFETKELKGNSGHALCGPIAIKGARPGMVLMIKMNEIRPSSWGWSFAGGSKQVKKRLGLAEQDQYHLNWELDTIKMIGTSQVNHRVPLSPFMGTVGMPPNEPGIHSTIPPRFCGGNMDCKELVEGSILYLPIPVSEGLFSVGDGHALQGDGEVSTQAIECPMDVVDLTFTLKDDLHLSMPRAHTPAGWITFGFHEDLDEACFIALESMLDLMQELYCFSRKEAYTLASLTVNMRITQIVNGTKGVHAILPHDSFIE